From Pusillibacter faecalis, one genomic window encodes:
- the argC gene encoding N-acetyl-gamma-glutamyl-phosphate reductase, translating to MKPKVYIDGKEGTTGLQIYDRLAARADIELLLIDEDKRKDPAERKKFLNEADLVFLCLPDDAAREAVSMVENPATRIIDASTAHRTAQDWAYGFPELSQLHRALICKSKRVSNPGCHATGFISSVYPLSAMGVLPKDYPLTCFSLTGYSGGGKKMIAEYEGEKGGALYSPRIYGLNLRHKHLPEMQLRCGLTRPPVFSPVVDDYYKGMATTISLHNDLLSCGKSAKAVWETLADYYRDQAFIHVAPLGGETPMLAANTLAGRDTLTLVVCGNETHTTVTALFDNLGKGASGAAVQNMNLMLGFPETTGLNL from the coding sequence ATGAAACCCAAGGTATATATTGACGGCAAGGAGGGCACCACCGGCCTCCAGATTTACGACCGTCTGGCGGCCCGGGCGGACATTGAGCTGCTGCTCATCGACGAGGATAAGCGCAAGGACCCGGCGGAGCGGAAGAAATTCCTCAACGAAGCGGACCTGGTGTTTTTGTGCCTGCCGGACGACGCTGCCCGGGAGGCGGTAAGCATGGTGGAGAATCCGGCGACCCGCATCATCGACGCCTCCACTGCCCACCGCACCGCGCAGGACTGGGCCTACGGCTTTCCGGAGCTGTCCCAGCTCCACCGCGCGCTGATCTGCAAGAGCAAGCGGGTCAGCAACCCCGGCTGTCACGCCACCGGCTTCATCTCCAGCGTCTACCCCTTGTCGGCCATGGGGGTGCTCCCAAAGGACTACCCCCTGACCTGCTTCTCCCTCACCGGTTACTCCGGCGGCGGCAAGAAGATGATCGCGGAATATGAGGGCGAGAAGGGCGGGGCGCTGTACAGCCCCCGGATCTATGGGCTGAACCTCCGCCACAAGCACCTGCCGGAGATGCAGCTTCGCTGCGGCCTGACCCGCCCGCCGGTGTTTAGCCCGGTTGTAGACGACTACTACAAGGGCATGGCCACCACGATCTCCCTCCACAACGACCTGCTCTCCTGCGGCAAGAGTGCGAAGGCGGTTTGGGAGACGTTGGCGGATTACTACCGAGACCAGGCTTTCATCCATGTGGCGCCCTTGGGCGGAGAGACCCCCATGCTGGCCGCCAACACCTTGGCAGGCCGGGACACGCTGACGCTGGTGGTGTGCGGGAACGAGACCCACACGACCGTCACCGCCCTCTTTGACAACTTGGGCAAGGGGGCCAGCGGCGCGGCGGTGCAGAACATGAATTTGATGCTGGGTTTCCCGGAGACCACGGGACTGAACCTGTAA
- the argH gene encoding argininosuccinate lyase, protein MKLWSGRFGKDTDALVNELNASISFDQRLYKEDITGSMAHAAMLADRGIISREDTDAIIQGLRGILADAEAGKIAFTADNEDIHMNVEALLTARIGEAGKRLHTARSRNDQVALDFRMYVREQIPVITGEILGLMEVLCRQAGKYQTAVMPGYTHLQRAQPISFAQHLLAYAAMFRRDVTRLEDCAERLNECPLGSGALAGTTYPIDRHQTAKALGFEAPMGNSLDGVSDRDYALELLSALSILMMHLSRFSEEIILWCSWEFKFIELDDAYATGSSIMPQKKNPDVAELVRGKTGRVYGDLMSLLTVMKGLPLAYNKDMQEDKEPVFDAVDTVEMCLPVFAAMLDTMTVHTDNMRAAAGKGFINATDCADYLTKKGMPFRDAYTVVGQLVAACGQKGKTLEELTLEELREVSDLFESDVYDALNLENCMALRGSYGGPAVSETKRQIEEITAFIKARSK, encoded by the coding sequence ATGAAACTCTGGTCTGGGCGCTTCGGCAAGGACACCGACGCCCTTGTAAATGAACTGAACGCATCGATCTCCTTTGACCAGCGGCTGTACAAGGAGGATATCACCGGTTCCATGGCCCATGCCGCCATGCTGGCGGACCGGGGAATCATCTCCCGGGAGGACACCGACGCCATTATCCAGGGGCTGCGAGGCATCCTGGCCGACGCAGAGGCGGGGAAAATCGCCTTCACCGCTGACAATGAGGATATTCATATGAACGTGGAGGCCCTGCTCACCGCCCGCATCGGTGAGGCCGGCAAGCGGCTCCACACCGCCCGGTCTCGAAACGATCAGGTGGCGCTGGACTTTCGGATGTATGTGCGGGAGCAGATTCCCGTGATTACGGGGGAAATTCTAGGCCTGATGGAGGTGCTGTGCCGGCAGGCCGGGAAGTACCAGACCGCCGTCATGCCGGGGTACACCCATTTGCAGCGGGCACAGCCCATCTCCTTTGCCCAGCACCTCTTGGCCTACGCCGCTATGTTCCGACGGGACGTCACCCGGCTGGAGGACTGTGCGGAGCGACTGAACGAGTGCCCTCTGGGAAGCGGCGCTCTGGCAGGGACCACCTATCCCATCGACCGCCATCAGACCGCGAAGGCGCTGGGCTTTGAAGCCCCCATGGGCAACTCCCTGGACGGCGTCTCCGACCGGGACTACGCGCTGGAGCTGCTCTCGGCCCTCTCCATTTTGATGATGCACCTGTCCCGTTTTTCCGAGGAGATCATCCTCTGGTGCAGCTGGGAATTCAAGTTCATCGAGCTGGACGACGCTTACGCCACCGGTAGCTCCATCATGCCCCAGAAGAAGAACCCGGACGTGGCGGAGCTGGTCCGGGGCAAGACAGGCCGGGTGTACGGCGATCTCATGAGCCTGCTGACGGTGATGAAGGGCCTGCCCCTGGCCTATAACAAGGACATGCAGGAGGACAAGGAGCCGGTATTTGACGCCGTGGACACAGTGGAGATGTGCCTGCCGGTGTTCGCCGCCATGCTGGACACCATGACCGTCCACACCGACAACATGCGCGCAGCGGCGGGAAAGGGCTTTATCAACGCTACCGACTGCGCCGACTATCTCACGAAAAAGGGTATGCCCTTCCGGGATGCCTACACAGTGGTGGGGCAGCTGGTGGCCGCCTGCGGGCAAAAAGGCAAGACCCTGGAGGAGCTGACGTTGGAGGAGCTGCGGGAGGTGTCGGACCTCTTTGAATCGGATGTCTATGACGCACTGAATCTGGAGAACTGCATGGCCCTGCGAGGGAGCTACGGCGGACCCGCTGTCAGCGAGACAAAGCGGCAGATTGAGGAAATCACGGCCTTCATCAAGGCCCGTTCCAAATAA